A genomic window from Lentibacter algarum includes:
- the glpK gene encoding glycerol kinase GlpK translates to MSYILAIDQGTTSSRAIVFDADMRPQGSAQEEFAQHFPRSGWVEHAPEDLWQTVLRSCEGALRAAGISAQALAGIGITNQRETTLLWDRATGEPLYNAIVWQDRRTSDACAALKEAGHEALIRAKTGLLLDPYFSGTKLAWLLDSVEGARARAEAGELAFGTVDSWLVWNLTGGRVHATDATNASRTLLYDIHAGEWNEEICALLGVPMSLLPEVKDCSALFGTTDVLGATVPILGIAGDQQAATIGQGCFSAGMMKATYGTGCFALLNTGRDAVASEHKLLTTVAYQLEGEVTYALEGSIFVAGAVVQWLRDGLGVIATAADTQALAESADCAQDVIIVPAFTGLGAPYWNPDCRGAAFGLTRATGPAEMARAALESVGYQTRDLLEAMQADWGDNAEAALRVDGGMCASDWTMQFLTDITGAQVDRPSILETTALGAAWLAGHAAGLYPDRAGFARMWQLDRSFMPQMSAAQRAQKYERWQRAVAAAQAV, encoded by the coding sequence ATGAGTTATATTCTGGCGATTGATCAAGGCACGACAAGTTCGCGCGCGATTGTGTTTGATGCAGATATGCGTCCTCAAGGAAGTGCGCAGGAAGAGTTTGCGCAGCATTTCCCACGCTCAGGCTGGGTCGAGCACGCGCCAGAGGATTTGTGGCAAACTGTTTTGCGTTCGTGTGAGGGCGCTTTGCGGGCTGCTGGCATTTCAGCACAGGCTCTTGCAGGAATCGGGATCACCAACCAGCGCGAGACAACATTGCTTTGGGACCGTGCGACAGGAGAGCCGCTCTATAATGCGATTGTCTGGCAAGATCGTCGGACAAGCGATGCCTGTGCAGCGCTGAAAGAGGCGGGGCATGAAGCCCTTATCCGCGCCAAGACGGGACTTTTGCTGGATCCTTATTTCAGTGGAACAAAATTGGCTTGGCTCTTGGACAGCGTGGAGGGCGCGCGTGCGCGGGCTGAGGCAGGGGAATTGGCGTTTGGCACTGTCGATAGCTGGCTCGTTTGGAACCTCACGGGGGGGCGTGTCCATGCGACAGATGCAACCAATGCATCGCGCACCTTGCTCTATGACATTCATGCTGGGGAGTGGAACGAAGAGATTTGCGCGCTTCTGGGTGTCCCGATGAGCCTTTTGCCTGAAGTAAAGGACTGTTCAGCGCTATTTGGGACGACTGATGTATTGGGTGCAACTGTACCGATCTTGGGAATCGCCGGCGATCAGCAGGCGGCTACGATTGGGCAGGGCTGTTTCAGTGCAGGGATGATGAAAGCGACCTATGGCACAGGCTGTTTTGCGCTTTTGAACACAGGGCGAGACGCGGTCGCATCTGAGCACAAACTCCTGACAACGGTCGCCTATCAGCTTGAGGGTGAGGTCACCTATGCGCTCGAAGGGTCAATTTTTGTGGCCGGAGCCGTTGTGCAGTGGTTGCGCGATGGGCTTGGCGTTATCGCCACGGCGGCTGATACGCAGGCCTTGGCGGAATCTGCGGATTGTGCTCAGGACGTTATCATTGTGCCCGCTTTTACTGGGCTTGGTGCGCCGTATTGGAACCCCGACTGTCGCGGTGCGGCTTTTGGGCTGACACGGGCGACTGGGCCTGCGGAGATGGCCCGTGCCGCTCTGGAATCTGTTGGGTATCAAACGCGAGACTTGCTGGAGGCCATGCAGGCGGATTGGGGTGACAACGCTGAGGCCGCTCTGAGAGTGGACGGCGGGATGTGTGCCTCTGACTGGACAATGCAGTTTTTGACCGACATCACGGGGGCCCAAGTCGATCGGCCCAGCATTCTTGAAACGACAGCGCTTGGTGCGGCTTGGCTCGCGGGCCATGCGGCGGGGCTGTACCCAGATCGGGCAGGATTTGCACGGATGTGGCAGCTGGATCGCAGCTTTATGCCTCAGATGAGCGCGGCGCAGCGGGCACAGAAATATGAGCGCTGGCAACGCGCCGTTGCGGCGGCCCAAGCAGTTTAG
- the glpD gene encoding glycerol-3-phosphate dehydrogenase, whose translation MSETISDIFIIGGGVNGCGIARDAAGRGLSVTLVEQGDLASGTSSASTKLFHGGLRYLEYFEFRLVKEALREREVLLGMMPHISWPMRFVLPLSKDMRFDAETPASRLLAGLMPWMKGRRPSWLIRLGLFFYDHMGGRKVLAATQALKLVGAVEGAVLDARFERAFEYSDVWVDDARLVSLNARDAAERGASILTRATFVNAERIGGLWRITVARNGTQEQYLSRALVNAAGPWVAQALSHVSTDMRGQIRLVRGSHIVVPKLYDHDKCYFLQGEDGRICFLIPYEDDFTLIGTTDAEHGAADEKPEVSAREQTYLIDFVNGYLRTEITTADIVWSYSGVRPLQDDGQASASAATRDYELRLERADAALLTVFGGKITTYRKLSEAAVDLLVPASRAWTKGVALPGGNFELADKHALEEQAAVKYPFLEARTVRRLVRSYGLDVFDMLGDCKAVEDLGAGLSTAEVEWLVAREFAQNAEDILWRRSKLGLHMPAEGVAALEAYLAAR comes from the coding sequence ATGTCAGAGACAATTAGCGATATCTTTATCATTGGTGGCGGTGTGAACGGATGCGGGATTGCCCGCGACGCGGCTGGGCGCGGGCTGAGTGTTACGCTTGTAGAGCAGGGCGATCTGGCGTCCGGTACCTCCTCAGCCTCGACGAAGCTTTTTCATGGTGGGCTGAGATATCTAGAATATTTTGAATTCCGCCTCGTGAAAGAAGCTTTAAGAGAGCGGGAAGTGTTGCTGGGTATGATGCCGCATATCAGCTGGCCGATGCGCTTTGTTCTGCCGCTCAGCAAAGACATGCGCTTTGACGCGGAAACGCCTGCATCAAGACTTTTGGCTGGGCTGATGCCTTGGATGAAGGGGCGGCGTCCAAGCTGGTTGATCCGCCTTGGATTATTTTTTTACGATCATATGGGCGGGCGTAAGGTTTTGGCTGCAACGCAGGCTCTAAAGCTTGTTGGTGCCGTTGAAGGCGCTGTGCTTGACGCGCGCTTTGAGCGCGCCTTTGAATATTCGGATGTTTGGGTTGATGATGCGCGGCTTGTGAGCCTGAATGCGCGGGATGCTGCGGAGCGGGGGGCGAGCATTTTGACCCGTGCCACGTTCGTGAATGCGGAGCGTATCGGCGGGCTCTGGCGGATCACAGTTGCGCGGAACGGTACACAAGAGCAGTATCTTTCGCGCGCGTTGGTCAATGCTGCGGGACCATGGGTGGCGCAGGCCCTGTCCCATGTCAGCACGGATATGCGTGGGCAGATCAGGCTGGTGCGTGGCTCCCATATTGTCGTGCCGAAGCTCTATGACCATGACAAATGCTATTTTTTGCAAGGTGAAGATGGTCGGATCTGTTTTCTTATTCCTTATGAAGATGATTTCACGCTCATTGGGACTACAGATGCAGAGCATGGTGCCGCTGATGAAAAGCCAGAGGTAAGCGCGCGGGAACAGACCTACCTGATTGATTTTGTGAACGGATATTTACGCACCGAGATCACAACTGCCGATATTGTTTGGTCTTACTCAGGAGTGAGACCTTTGCAGGACGATGGTCAGGCCAGCGCCTCTGCTGCAACTCGCGATTATGAGCTGCGGCTTGAAAGAGCAGATGCTGCGCTTTTGACGGTTTTTGGCGGAAAAATAACCACCTATCGTAAACTGTCAGAAGCTGCGGTAGATTTGCTTGTGCCTGCAAGCCGCGCTTGGACAAAGGGGGTCGCGCTGCCCGGGGGGAATTTTGAGCTTGCCGATAAACACGCTTTGGAAGAGCAGGCTGCCGTGAAATATCCGTTTCTGGAGGCGCGAACCGTGCGCCGACTGGTCAGGAGTTATGGTCTGGATGTCTTTGATATGCTTGGAGATTGTAAGGCAGTCGAGGATTTGGGCGCAGGGCTTAGTACGGCAGAAGTAGAGTGGTTGGTCGCGCGCGAGTTTGCGCAGAATGCCGAGGATATTCTCTGGCGGCGCAGCAAGCTTGGGCTCCACATGCCTGCTGAAGGTGTTGCGGCGCTTGAGGCATATCTGGCTGCGCGCTAG
- a CDS encoding Zn-dependent hydrolase — protein MNKRAVMGMGDVSINSERLWRRLMAMAEIGATPGGGSHRLTLTDEDEAGRQLFLGWCAERGYDVQYDQVGNIFVRRAGGNNNTQPLAIGSHLDTQPRGGRFDGILGVLAALEVLETLDDNEIETDMPVDIVVWTNEEGSRFQPAMMGSGVHCGVHSLEMVRSTLDDKGLSVGAELDRFGYSQGLVPGARAIGQYLELHIEQGPVLEDSGTVIGAVKGGQAIRWYELSLQGQETHAGPVPMAQRRDPMPALARVIDLVYQVGLQDEAARSTIGVLTARPGSINVMPGRIDLTVDLRHPLETRLKEMDAAFQAGLDDLQAAERKIAISLEEIWHSPVVLFDHALTEAVRQSATGRGLPVQDVISGAGHDAFHMARAVPSALVFVPCRDGLSHNEAEYTSPEHAAAGANVLLDVALRVACAR, from the coding sequence ATGAACAAGAGGGCCGTGATGGGAATGGGCGACGTATCTATCAATTCAGAACGGCTTTGGCGGCGCCTGATGGCAATGGCGGAGATTGGTGCAACTCCCGGGGGTGGCTCGCATAGGCTGACTTTGACGGATGAAGATGAGGCGGGTCGTCAGCTGTTCTTGGGCTGGTGCGCTGAACGTGGGTATGACGTCCAGTACGATCAGGTCGGTAATATCTTTGTTCGGCGTGCGGGGGGGAACAACAACACCCAGCCTCTGGCGATTGGATCACATTTGGATACCCAGCCTCGAGGCGGGCGCTTTGACGGAATCTTGGGTGTATTGGCGGCGCTGGAAGTGCTTGAGACGCTGGATGACAACGAAATCGAGACAGACATGCCTGTTGATATCGTGGTGTGGACCAATGAGGAGGGCTCGCGCTTTCAGCCTGCAATGATGGGCTCTGGTGTGCATTGTGGAGTACATTCGCTTGAGATGGTGCGCAGCACTCTAGATGACAAAGGGCTGAGCGTGGGGGCGGAGCTTGATCGCTTTGGCTACTCACAGGGGCTTGTGCCGGGGGCCCGGGCGATCGGCCAGTATCTTGAGCTGCATATTGAGCAGGGGCCTGTGCTGGAGGATTCTGGCACTGTGATTGGCGCGGTAAAGGGTGGACAAGCGATCCGCTGGTATGAACTCAGCCTGCAGGGCCAAGAAACCCACGCTGGTCCTGTCCCTATGGCACAACGACGAGACCCTATGCCGGCTTTGGCACGTGTGATTGATCTTGTGTATCAGGTCGGCCTGCAAGACGAGGCCGCACGTTCGACGATCGGCGTGTTAACTGCGCGGCCAGGCTCCATAAATGTGATGCCCGGACGAATTGATCTAACGGTTGATTTGCGGCACCCGCTTGAAACGCGGCTTAAGGAAATGGACGCGGCGTTTCAGGCGGGTCTTGATGATCTTCAAGCTGCGGAGCGCAAGATAGCGATCAGTTTAGAAGAAATCTGGCATTCGCCTGTGGTCTTGTTTGACCATGCTCTCACAGAGGCAGTGCGCCAGAGCGCGACTGGGCGAGGGCTTCCCGTGCAAGATGTGATCTCGGGGGCGGGTCATGATGCTTTTCATATGGCGCGGGCTGTCCCCAGCGCGCTCGTTTTTGTTCCTTGCAGAGACGGGCTGAGCCACAATGAAGCCGAGTACACGAGCCCTGAACACGCAGCCGCTGGGGCGAATGTTTTGCTTGATGTTGCTTTGAGGGTGGCCTGTGCCCGATAG